CATATGAGTAAATATATAATACTCTATAGACATGGAATGGCTGTAGACAAGGCCACAGCTGCAAGTGATGATTTAAGATCACTTTCAATTAGAGGCAGACGACTACTTAATAAGAGTATTGCTGGATTTAAGATAATGCTAGGCAAGCATAAATATGTAAAAATTTATTCTAGTCCAAAGCTAAGGGCGGCACAGACAGCAGAAATGTTATCATCAGAATTAAACCTTTCACCACCACAATATTATGACTTTCTTGCAACTGGGGGAAATATTAGACTACTTAGGGAAATACTTGAGGAAATCGAACCAGGTAGTGTAGCTGTCATAGTTGGTCATCAGCCATTCCTTTCTGTTTGGAGTCAAGAGCTTTCAGGATTCTATCTACCATTTAAAAAAGGAACTGCAGCATGCTACAAGTTTCCAAATGAGATAACAGAGAAGAAGGCTGAACTTAGATGGTATTTACAAACAAGAGATTTTATTAAAATAAAAGGGAAAGAACATATAAAGCGATAAAAATAGAGCTAAGGTAAGCCCTTAGCTCTTATTCCATATTATGATCTACCTGATAACTGATTTTGTGCCTGTTCAACTAATCTTTTAGTCATATATCCACCAACATAACCATTTTGTCTTGAAGGTAGATTTCCTTTG
The DNA window shown above is from Tissierella sp. Yu-01 and carries:
- a CDS encoding histidine phosphatase family protein, with the translated sequence MSKYIILYRHGMAVDKATAASDDLRSLSIRGRRLLNKSIAGFKIMLGKHKYVKIYSSPKLRAAQTAEMLSSELNLSPPQYYDFLATGGNIRLLREILEEIEPGSVAVIVGHQPFLSVWSQELSGFYLPFKKGTAACYKFPNEITEKKAELRWYLQTRDFIKIKGKEHIKR